The genomic interval CAACGCTTGCTGCGCCGTGACACCCATGGACTGCAAATCGATAAAGGCATCGCCAGCTCTTTGGCTGACCGCCTGAAACGCGCCGATGGGCTGCCCAAACTGCTTTCGTGTTTTTGCAAATTCTGCCAGCATCTCGAGCTGCCGCTCAGCAATGCCCCACTGCAGAGCGCAGATACAAGCCCACATTCTCTCGACCATCCAACGGATTTGCGAACCATCGGAGGTCAGCTCCCCCACTTGATTCTCCAAGCTAACTCTTACGCCGTCTAGCGAGAGCTCTCCTTGCTCTTCAAAACTTGTGGTCACCTGTCGCTCAACGCTAACGCCGGTATCCTTTGGATTGACCAAAAAGAGCCCCACCTGACCATCTGTGGTAGACGCAGGAACCAAGACCCAGTCTGCTTGTAAAAGCGCAGGGACACACGTGTTATTACCCGTGAGGACGTAGCCGTCGTCACCCTTGATAGCTTGAACCGCTGGCTTAAGAAAATTGAGATTCGTACTTTGAGCCAGCGCGGAAGTGATCACACACTCGCCACTTGCAACCTTTCGCAGCACACGCGACTTCAATGCGTCGTCACCAAATTCTGCAACGGTCATGGCCGCTATACCACTGGAATGCATAAGAGGAATTGGTGCAGCTACACGGCCTTGCTCCTTGAGTAAAATACCCAGCTCTACAAGCCCCATCCCTCCGCCACCATGTTCTACCGGCAGAGCAATACCCAAAAGCTCCGCCTGCCCGAGGGCGTCCCATACTTTATGATGGACAGAATCAGCCGACTTGCCTAAGGCTTTTAAGCTGTCTTCACTGACTTCAGATTCAAAAATCTTTCGAGACAATTCTTGAATACTCTTCTGGTCTTCTGAAAATCGAAAATCCATTGTCTTCTCCTAACGTGACCGTGGCATGCGAAGACCTGCCATCGCAATAATATCTCGTTGAACTTCATTCGTGCCGCCGCCAAACGTCAAGATAAGCAGAGCCCTGTAGTAACGCTCAATACGCCCGTCTAGAATGGATCCCGCTGAACCTTTTTTCAGATAGCCGCTCTCCCTAAGAACTTCCATCAGAATTCGGTAACCTTCGATGAAGTACTCACTCCCAAAGACCTTAATCGCCGAAGCCTCAGCCGGTTCCAGGGCACCTAGATCAATGTTTTGTGCCTGACGCCAATTCATAAGCTTAAGTACCTCGGTATGTGCGCATACATGCGCAAGGTTGCGCTGCACCCAAGGTTCATCAATATATCGACGACCATCCGACAACTTCAGATCCTTCGCCCATTGAGTAATTTCTTCGAGAAACCGTTGAAGCGGACCCACTGCCATCAACGCTACACGTTCATGGTTGAGCTGGGTGGTAATCATCTTCCAGCCTTGATTCAAGCCGCCCACCAAGTTGTCTTTAGGCACCCGAACGTTGTCATAATAACAGGCGAAGGTTTCATTTTCACCCATGCATTCAATGGGGGTGAAGGAGAAACCCTCTGCATCGGTGGGCACGATGATCATGGAAATCCCTTTATGCTTTTTAGCATCGGGGTCAGTCCTTACGGCACACCAAATGTAATCGGCATGAGCCGCCAAAGAAGTCCAAATCTTCTGTCCGTTAATCACCCACTCATCGCCATCCAACACGGCTGTCGTTGAAAGCGATGCGAGATCGGTACCGGCATCAGGTTCGGTATACCCAATTGAGAAATGCAAATCACCGGCAAGAATCTTAGGAAGATAAAAGTCCTTCTGCTCTTGTGTCCCGAAGGTGGCCAATGTTGGACCAACGGTATTTAAGGTGAGAATCGGAATGGGAAATCCAGCTCGCTGAACTTCATCGAAAAAGATGAACTGCTCAACCGCCGGCCTTTGCTGTCCCCCGAACTCTTTCGCCCAACCAATACCAAGCCAGCCGTCCTTACCCATTTGGTGCATAGCCTTTGTGTAATGGGGACCACCA from Deltaproteobacteria bacterium carries:
- a CDS encoding acyl-CoA/acyl-ACP dehydrogenase: MDFRFSEDQKSIQELSRKIFESEVSEDSLKALGKSADSVHHKVWDALGQAELLGIALPVEHGGGGMGLVELGILLKEQGRVAAPIPLMHSSGIAAMTVAEFGDDALKSRVLRKVASGECVITSALAQSTNLNFLKPAVQAIKGDDGYVLTGNNTCVPALLQADWVLVPASTTDGQVGLFLVNPKDTGVSVERQVTTSFEEQGELSLDGVRVSLENQVGELTSDGSQIRWMVERMWACICALQWGIAERQLEMLAEFAKTRKQFGQPIGAFQAVSQRAGDAFIDLQSMGVTAQQALWRLAAGKEASTEVMIAKYWASQGGHRIAASAQHIHGGMGVDCDYPLFRYSLLARQMELTLGGANQMLARLGSHLATGSEAL
- a CDS encoding acyl-CoA dehydrogenase — encoded protein: MQIDLLPEQIKLREDMRSYMAKLLTPELVKELETSEGGGPHYTKAMHQMGKDGWLGIGWAKEFGGQQRPAVEQFIFFDEVQRAGFPIPILTLNTVGPTLATFGTQEQKDFYLPKILAGDLHFSIGYTEPDAGTDLASLSTTAVLDGDEWVINGQKIWTSLAAHADYIWCAVRTDPDAKKHKGISMIIVPTDAEGFSFTPIECMGENETFACYYDNVRVPKDNLVGGLNQGWKMITTQLNHERVALMAVGPLQRFLEEITQWAKDLKLSDGRRYIDEPWVQRNLAHVCAHTEVLKLMNWRQAQNIDLGALEPAEASAIKVFGSEYFIEGYRILMEVLRESGYLKKGSAGSILDGRIERYYRALLILTFGGGTNEVQRDIIAMAGLRMPRSR